A genomic stretch from Spongiibacter nanhainus includes:
- the galU gene encoding UTP--glucose-1-phosphate uridylyltransferase GalU translates to MIKKCLFPVAGYGTRFLPATKSMPKEMLPLVNKPLVQYGVEESIEAGLKEVAFVTGRGKRSIADHFDISYELEHQIAGTGKEKYLSSIREVLDKGTFMMTRQREMKGLGHAILTGECLIGNEAFGVILSDDLCLNKGDEGVMAQMVKLYNQFRCSIVATMEVPADQIEKYGVIAGEDMGNGLYRVSNMVEKPKPEDAPSNLAVIGRYILTPDIFDIIRDTPPGKNGEIQLTDALMTQAQNGCVLAYKFRGKRFDCGSVPGFIEATNYVYEHIYSEE, encoded by the coding sequence ATGATTAAAAAATGTTTGTTTCCCGTCGCCGGTTACGGCACTCGATTTCTTCCCGCAACTAAATCCATGCCAAAAGAGATGCTACCGCTGGTGAACAAGCCACTGGTGCAATACGGCGTGGAGGAGTCCATTGAGGCTGGGCTGAAAGAGGTGGCCTTTGTCACTGGTCGCGGCAAGCGATCGATAGCTGACCATTTCGATATTAGCTATGAGCTGGAGCACCAGATTGCCGGTACTGGCAAGGAAAAGTACCTATCCAGCATCCGCGAGGTTCTCGATAAAGGCACCTTTATGATGACCCGTCAGCGGGAAATGAAGGGGCTGGGCCACGCTATCCTGACCGGCGAGTGCCTGATTGGCAATGAGGCCTTCGGCGTTATTCTCTCTGATGACCTGTGCTTAAACAAAGGTGATGAGGGCGTGATGGCGCAGATGGTGAAACTCTATAACCAGTTTCGCTGCAGTATTGTCGCCACCATGGAAGTACCCGCCGACCAAATTGAAAAGTACGGTGTGATTGCCGGCGAGGATATGGGTAACGGTTTGTATCGGGTTTCCAATATGGTTGAAAAACCCAAGCCCGAGGACGCACCCAGTAATCTTGCGGTTATCGGTCGCTATATTCTGACGCCGGATATCTTTGACATTATCCGTGATACCCCACCGGGGAAAAATGGAGAGATTCAGCTTACCGATGCGTTGATGACCCAGGCCCAGAACGGTTGTGTACTGGCCTACAAATTCCGTGGCAAACGTTTTGACTGTGGTAGCGTGCCTGGCTTTATCGAGGCCACTAATTACGTCTACGAGCACATCTACAGCGAGGAATAA
- the fabA gene encoding bifunctional 3-hydroxydecanoyl-ACP dehydratase/trans-2-decenoyl-ACP isomerase — MSVNEKNSFSKQELIDCGHGRLFSGGNPRLPVDNMLMVDRVTHISSEGGTHGKGQLVAELDIHPDLWFFDCHFVDDPVMPGCLGLDAMWQLMGFFLGWRGNGGKGRALGAGEIKFTGQILPDSKLVTYTLNFKRLIERKLIMGIADGEVSVNGKVIYTAKDLRVGLFNDTDSF, encoded by the coding sequence ATGTCTGTTAACGAGAAGAATAGTTTTAGCAAACAAGAGCTTATAGATTGCGGCCACGGTCGCTTGTTCAGCGGCGGCAACCCGCGACTGCCAGTGGACAACATGTTGATGGTAGACCGCGTTACCCATATCAGCAGTGAAGGTGGCACCCACGGCAAGGGCCAGCTGGTCGCCGAGCTGGATATCCACCCCGACCTGTGGTTTTTCGACTGCCACTTTGTCGACGACCCGGTCATGCCGGGCTGCCTGGGCCTTGACGCCATGTGGCAACTGATGGGTTTTTTCCTTGGCTGGCGCGGCAACGGCGGCAAGGGCCGAGCACTGGGCGCCGGGGAAATCAAGTTCACTGGACAGATTCTGCCGGACAGCAAACTGGTCACCTACACCCTGAACTTCAAACGTTTGATCGAGCGCAAGCTAATCATGGGTATCGCTGACGGTGAGGTCTCGGTTAATGGTAAGGTGATCTATACCGCCAAGGATTTGCGTGTCGGGCTGTTTAACGACACCGACAGCTTTTAG
- the fabB gene encoding beta-ketoacyl-ACP synthase I: MRRVVITGMGVVSSIGNNLSAALASLENGTSGITANDTYKEMGFRSQVSGSIKDLDLKEHIDRKQLRFMGDAAAYAYIAMQEALTDSGLEASDLDNPRTGIIAGSGGASSANLVEAADVLRERGVKRVGPYRVTQTMGSTVSACLATPFKIKGINYSISSACATSAHCIGNAAELIQLGKQDVIFAGGGEEEHWTLSSLFDAMGALSTKYNDTPDKASRPYDADRDGFVIAGGAGMVVMEELEHAKARGAKIYGELVGYGATSDGYDMVAPSGEGAARCMHLALQDIDGGVDYINSHGTSTPAGDMQELKAIKQAYGDQPMPMIGSTKSLAGHSLGATGVQEAIFSLLMMQNNFVAASANIDKLDDEAEGIPILTEKKTGVTLNTIMSNSFGFGGTNASLVFKRYE, translated from the coding sequence ATGAGACGTGTAGTCATTACCGGCATGGGCGTCGTGTCGAGCATTGGCAACAACCTGAGTGCCGCACTGGCATCACTGGAGAACGGCACTTCAGGTATTACTGCCAACGACACCTACAAGGAGATGGGGTTTCGCAGTCAGGTTTCTGGCTCTATTAAAGACCTGGACCTCAAGGAACACATCGATCGTAAACAGCTGCGCTTCATGGGCGATGCCGCGGCCTACGCCTACATTGCCATGCAGGAAGCGTTGACTGACTCCGGCCTGGAAGCCAGCGACCTGGACAACCCCCGCACCGGCATTATCGCCGGCTCCGGCGGTGCTTCGTCGGCCAATCTAGTGGAAGCCGCCGACGTACTCCGCGAACGCGGCGTCAAGCGGGTGGGCCCCTACCGGGTGACCCAGACCATGGGCAGCACCGTGTCGGCTTGCCTGGCGACACCCTTTAAGATCAAGGGCATCAACTACTCCATCTCCTCGGCCTGCGCTACCAGCGCCCACTGCATTGGCAATGCTGCTGAACTGATTCAGCTGGGCAAGCAGGATGTGATCTTTGCCGGTGGCGGCGAGGAGGAGCACTGGACGCTGAGCTCACTGTTCGACGCGATGGGCGCACTGTCCACCAAGTACAACGATACCCCCGACAAGGCCTCCCGGCCCTACGACGCCGACCGTGACGGCTTTGTTATCGCCGGCGGCGCGGGCATGGTGGTAATGGAAGAGCTGGAGCACGCCAAGGCCCGGGGCGCAAAAATTTATGGCGAACTGGTGGGTTACGGCGCCACCTCTGATGGTTACGACATGGTAGCGCCCAGCGGTGAAGGTGCCGCGCGCTGTATGCACCTGGCTCTGCAGGATATCGACGGCGGAGTGGATTACATCAACTCCCACGGCACCTCGACGCCAGCGGGGGATATGCAGGAGCTGAAAGCCATTAAACAGGCCTATGGCGACCAGCCGATGCCGATGATCGGCTCCACCAAGTCTTTGGCGGGCCACTCTCTGGGCGCCACCGGTGTGCAGGAAGCGATCTTCTCGCTGCTGATGATGCAAAACAACTTCGTTGCCGCATCAGCCAACATCGACAAACTCGACGACGAAGCTGAGGGCATCCCCATTCTCACCGAAAAGAAAACCGGGGTGACCTTGAACACCATTATGTCTAACAGCTTTGGCTTTGGTGGCACCAACGCCAGCCTAGTGTTTAAACGCTACGAGTAA
- the glp gene encoding gephyrin-like molybdotransferase Glp yields the protein MAKLTPFDDALHQIVSDASLVGVERLPIVQCRGAVLAEEIRAGIDVPPVDNSAMDGYALRALDARDGQPLLVSQRIPAGQVATPLMPGTAARIFTGAPVPPGADCVVAQEDCQRDGDHVQLSTQPSTGQHIRRRGEDIARGQTVLSAGQRLGAAQLGLLASLGIDVAPVRRPFKVALMCTGDELREPGQAIEPGQIYNSNRPMLAALLAGLGMDVVDMGIVGDSPEATRQALTNAAAAADVVVSSGGVSVGEEDHVKSQVEALGWLSLWKLAIKPGKPLAYGKLGDTPFFGLPGNPVSSFVTFCLLVRPYLLSMLGDNDAVPSAWPVSADFDWPKSGSRQEYARARLSGEGGRLSASLYPHQGSGVLSSVAWCDALVVIPPGTTVSRGDTVSAIPMSLLD from the coding sequence GTGGCTAAGTTAACCCCTTTTGATGACGCTTTGCACCAAATTGTGTCGGACGCCTCATTAGTGGGCGTCGAGCGCCTGCCAATTGTGCAATGCCGTGGCGCGGTATTAGCTGAAGAGATCCGTGCCGGTATCGATGTGCCGCCGGTGGACAACAGTGCGATGGATGGCTATGCATTGCGAGCGCTGGACGCTCGGGATGGGCAGCCCCTGCTGGTCAGCCAGCGCATCCCGGCGGGCCAGGTCGCCACGCCACTGATGCCGGGCACGGCGGCGCGAATTTTTACCGGCGCACCGGTGCCACCCGGAGCAGATTGCGTTGTTGCCCAGGAGGACTGCCAGCGCGACGGCGATCACGTGCAGTTGTCGACCCAGCCCAGTACCGGCCAGCATATTCGTCGTCGCGGAGAGGATATCGCCCGGGGGCAAACCGTATTGTCAGCCGGTCAGCGATTGGGCGCTGCGCAGCTTGGGCTGTTGGCTTCTCTGGGCATCGACGTCGCGCCGGTTCGGCGCCCCTTTAAAGTTGCGTTGATGTGTACCGGCGATGAGCTGCGCGAGCCCGGTCAGGCGATAGAGCCGGGACAGATCTACAATTCCAATCGTCCGATGCTGGCAGCACTGCTGGCCGGCTTGGGCATGGACGTTGTGGATATGGGGATCGTCGGGGATAGCCCTGAGGCCACCCGCCAGGCCCTGACAAACGCCGCTGCCGCTGCAGATGTGGTGGTTAGTAGCGGTGGTGTCTCTGTGGGTGAGGAAGACCACGTCAAAAGCCAGGTTGAGGCGCTGGGCTGGCTGTCGTTGTGGAAGCTGGCCATCAAGCCGGGCAAGCCCTTGGCCTATGGCAAATTAGGCGATACGCCGTTTTTTGGCTTACCTGGCAACCCGGTCTCCAGCTTTGTGACCTTCTGTTTGCTGGTCCGCCCCTATCTGCTGTCAATGCTGGGCGACAATGATGCTGTACCCAGCGCCTGGCCGGTGTCGGCGGATTTCGATTGGCCCAAATCCGGTAGTCGACAAGAGTACGCTCGGGCTCGCTTAAGTGGCGAGGGTGGGCGGCTCAGCGCCAGTCTGTATCCCCACCAGGGCTCCGGAGTGCTGAGTTCTGTGGCATGGTGCGATGCCTTGGTGGTGATTCCACCAGGCACCACCGTCTCGCGAGGCGATACCGTTTCTGCCATTCCCATGTCGTTGCTGGATTAG
- the moaB gene encoding molybdenum cofactor biosynthesis protein B — protein sequence MSAGETFTALGVAVLTVSDSRDEASDTSGHYLQDVLSGAGHRVLEKCIVKDDIYQIRAVLSRWIADDAVQAVLVTGGTGFSGRDSTPEAVSVLFDKEIHGFGEVFRAVSFEEIGSSTVQSRALAGLANNTVIFCMPGSTGACKTAWTRLIAEQLDSRHRPCNFVGVLNTRRSGAESG from the coding sequence ATGAGTGCCGGTGAAACCTTTACCGCTCTGGGTGTGGCGGTACTGACGGTCAGCGACAGCCGCGACGAGGCCAGCGATACCTCGGGGCACTACTTACAGGATGTGTTGAGCGGTGCCGGTCACCGCGTGCTGGAAAAATGCATTGTCAAAGACGACATCTACCAGATTCGAGCAGTGCTGTCTCGGTGGATTGCCGACGACGCCGTGCAGGCGGTTTTGGTCACCGGCGGCACCGGCTTCTCGGGCCGGGATTCCACCCCGGAAGCCGTGTCGGTGTTGTTCGACAAGGAGATTCACGGCTTTGGTGAGGTCTTTAGAGCCGTGTCCTTTGAAGAGATTGGCTCCTCAACGGTGCAATCCCGGGCGCTGGCCGGGTTGGCTAACAACACCGTGATTTTTTGCATGCCAGGCTCCACCGGTGCCTGCAAAACGGCCTGGACCCGCCTGATTGCTGAGCAGCTGGACAGTAGGCACCGCCCTTGTAATTTTGTCGGGGTGCTCAACACTCGTCGTTCTGGTGCCGAAAGTGGCTAA
- a CDS encoding sugar nucleotide-binding protein: MNVVLLSNGGPLADAIRAQFASRGREILDSVHVADASDGALRDALVIDARWISPLQGGGIASPPAFYETLLHACARQSALYLLITDGGVFDGANLDDEGAAENTIPAASSEWGRQLIALEEQVLASNAQTLILRTGTLVAASGDHFLADCVRWFRQSDAVSLRNTRRACPTPVTDLARVVSGMVDQLSCGALCRGVYHYNSSGSSTAFEFAEVSLAYASQFVAVASEISADDDQGEDWQPWIAPLSCDRILRHFGIKQLPWRAYLPKLIKSLCEEEVV, translated from the coding sequence GTGAATGTTGTCCTGCTCTCCAACGGTGGGCCGCTGGCCGATGCAATACGTGCTCAGTTTGCATCCCGCGGTCGCGAGATATTGGACTCCGTGCATGTCGCCGATGCCAGCGACGGCGCGCTTCGCGATGCACTGGTGATTGACGCCCGCTGGATCAGCCCACTTCAAGGCGGTGGCATTGCCTCGCCACCCGCCTTTTACGAAACATTACTACACGCCTGTGCTCGGCAGTCCGCGCTGTATTTGTTGATCACCGATGGTGGCGTGTTTGATGGCGCGAATCTCGACGACGAGGGCGCTGCAGAAAATACCATTCCCGCCGCTAGCTCTGAGTGGGGTCGACAGCTAATCGCGCTGGAAGAACAGGTCTTGGCCAGTAACGCGCAAACATTGATTTTGCGCACCGGGACCCTGGTGGCTGCCAGCGGCGATCACTTTCTTGCCGATTGTGTGCGGTGGTTTCGCCAGAGTGATGCCGTGTCGCTGCGCAATACCCGCCGTGCCTGCCCGACACCAGTCACTGATCTTGCCCGGGTCGTATCGGGAATGGTCGACCAGCTCTCCTGCGGAGCGTTGTGTCGCGGGGTCTACCATTACAACAGTAGTGGCAGCAGTACGGCATTTGAATTCGCCGAAGTCAGCCTGGCTTATGCGTCGCAGTTTGTGGCGGTGGCGTCGGAGATCAGCGCAGATGACGATCAAGGGGAGGATTGGCAACCCTGGATTGCGCCATTGTCCTGTGATCGCATTCTTCGTCACTTCGGCATCAAGCAGTTACCCTGGCGAGCCTATTTGCCAAAATTGATTAAAAGCCTGTGTGAGGAGGAAGTCGTATGA
- the ssb gene encoding single-stranded DNA-binding protein, giving the protein MARGINKVILIGNLGQDPETRYMPSGSAVTNVTLATSESWKDKQTGQPQERTEWHRVVFFNRLAEIAGEYLKKGSKVYVEGSLRTRKWQGQDGQDRYTTEIVANEMQMLDGRGGSSGGSSGGYGDYNQSAPQRPQSAPSRPAQNPAPQNQAPQGQGAPAPGGFDDGFDDDIPF; this is encoded by the coding sequence ATGGCGCGTGGCATCAACAAGGTGATTTTGATCGGCAATCTGGGCCAGGACCCGGAAACCCGCTATATGCCCTCAGGGTCAGCGGTGACCAATGTTACCCTTGCCACCAGCGAAAGTTGGAAGGACAAGCAAACCGGGCAGCCCCAAGAGCGTACCGAGTGGCACCGGGTGGTGTTTTTTAACCGCCTGGCGGAAATCGCAGGCGAATATCTAAAGAAAGGCTCCAAGGTCTATGTCGAGGGTTCACTGCGGACCCGCAAGTGGCAAGGTCAGGATGGCCAGGATCGCTACACCACAGAAATCGTCGCCAACGAGATGCAAATGCTCGATGGTCGTGGCGGCAGCAGTGGCGGCAGCAGTGGCGGCTATGGCGACTACAATCAGTCCGCCCCGCAGCGTCCCCAATCTGCTCCTTCGCGGCCGGCGCAAAACCCGGCTCCTCAAAACCAGGCTCCGCAGGGCCAGGGCGCGCCAGCTCCCGGCGGCTTTGACGACGGTTTTGACGATGATATTCCGTTTTAG
- a CDS encoding MFS transporter, with product MTRFELRAVLALASLYAFRMLGLFMLLPVLALYAEEYRHSTPLLIGLALGVYGLGQAILQIPLGMLSDRIGRKPVIIGGLLVFALGGVVAAMSDSLYGVIAGRLLQGAGAIASTLTAMVADLTREQHRTKAMAAIGGSIGVSFSLALVLGPWIGGWSGLSGLFVVTAVLAIVGIAITVFVIPTPNSQFVDAGSRAPGEMLARCLKDSNLMRLNIGIFFLHGMLMALFVVVPGLLEQLGWMRADHWQVYFPVMVLSFVAMVPAIIYAERRDAMRAVFLLAVALLAAATLPLSVLTLHGTLLLIMLLVFFAAFNFLEASLPSLLSRTVYPGGKGTAMGVYSSFQFFGAFCGGLVGGWLSGWGGSSAVFTLVAVSALIWWAVAWWMQVPPKSENLTLYWQPGEWDARGLQSAMLALPGSLAITVFEEQRTAYLQVARDFDIACLPGSVEVRR from the coding sequence ATGACTCGATTCGAATTGCGTGCGGTACTGGCACTGGCCAGCCTCTATGCCTTTCGCATGCTGGGTCTGTTTATGCTGCTGCCGGTATTGGCGCTCTATGCCGAGGAATACCGGCACAGTACGCCACTACTGATTGGCTTGGCACTGGGGGTTTATGGCCTGGGGCAGGCGATACTGCAAATTCCCCTGGGTATGTTATCTGATCGCATCGGCCGCAAACCGGTGATTATTGGCGGTTTGCTGGTGTTCGCCCTGGGTGGCGTGGTCGCGGCGATGAGCGACAGCCTATACGGCGTGATTGCCGGCCGTCTTTTGCAGGGGGCCGGAGCCATTGCCAGTACTTTGACGGCGATGGTGGCGGATCTGACCCGGGAGCAGCACCGCACCAAAGCGATGGCAGCTATTGGGGGCAGTATTGGCGTGTCTTTCTCTCTGGCGCTGGTGCTGGGACCGTGGATCGGCGGCTGGTCGGGGCTCAGCGGTCTGTTTGTGGTCACGGCAGTGCTTGCGATAGTGGGCATAGCCATCACGGTGTTTGTGATTCCTACCCCAAATAGTCAATTTGTGGATGCCGGCAGTCGGGCCCCGGGCGAGATGTTGGCCCGCTGCTTAAAAGATTCGAATTTAATGCGGCTTAACATTGGCATATTTTTCCTGCACGGCATGCTGATGGCGCTGTTTGTTGTGGTGCCGGGCTTGTTGGAGCAGTTAGGTTGGATGCGGGCAGACCACTGGCAGGTTTACTTTCCGGTGATGGTTCTGTCCTTTGTGGCGATGGTGCCAGCGATTATTTATGCCGAGCGCCGTGATGCCATGCGCGCGGTGTTTTTGTTGGCGGTAGCGCTGTTAGCGGCAGCAACCCTGCCCCTGTCTGTGCTGACACTGCATGGCACCTTGCTGCTAATTATGTTGTTGGTGTTTTTTGCGGCATTTAATTTTTTGGAGGCGTCACTGCCATCACTGCTGAGCCGGACGGTGTATCCCGGCGGCAAAGGCACCGCGATGGGGGTTTACTCCAGTTTTCAGTTTTTTGGAGCATTTTGCGGTGGTCTGGTGGGCGGCTGGTTGTCGGGTTGGGGTGGCAGCAGTGCGGTGTTTACCCTCGTTGCGGTGTCGGCGTTGATATGGTGGGCGGTGGCGTGGTGGATGCAGGTGCCGCCAAAGTCTGAGAACCTGACATTGTATTGGCAGCCCGGCGAGTGGGACGCCCGGGGGCTGCAGTCGGCCATGCTGGCACTGCCCGGCTCCCTGGCGATTACCGTTTTTGAGGAGCAGCGTACCGCCTATCTGCAGGTGGCCAGGGATTTTGATATTGCCTGTCTACCCGGTAGTGTTGAAGTCAGGCGTTAA
- the uvrA gene encoding excinuclease ABC subunit UvrA: MDRIIVRGARTHNLKNIDLEIPRDKLVVITGLSGSGKSSLAFDTLYAEGQRRYVESLSTYARQFLSMMEKPDVDHIDGLSPAISIEQKSTSHNPRSTVGTITEIHDYLRLLFARVGEPRCPDHDEPLAAQTVSQMVDTVLALPEGSKMMMLAPVVQNRKGEHLHVFEKLRSQGFVRARIDGIVTDLDDTPSLDKKRKHTIEVVIDRFKVRSDLALRLAESFETALELTDGIASVAPMDADGGAELLFSAKFACPHCGYSLSELEPRLFSFNSPLGACSSCDGLGVKQYFDESRLVQHPEASLATGAIRGWDRRSVYYFHMLNSLAEHYGFDIDAPFESLSAQHRKKILYGSGNEEISFTYVNDRGDNFQRRHRFEGVIPNMERRYRDTESQTVREELSKYLSTDNCPDCHGTRLRREARHVFLLDNTLPDISSMPVGAARDYFATLKLSGRRAQIAEKILKEINDRLRFLVDVGLNYLTLDRSADTLSGGEAQRIRLASQIGAGLVGVMYILDEPSIGLHQRDNERLLNTLRHLRDIGNTVIVVEHDEDAIRTADHIIDIGPGAGVHGGEVVAQGSLTAIRRSAESLTGQYLSGKRKIAVPEQRYEPNPDRYIHLEGAIGNNLQDVTLNLPLGLMTCITGVSGSGKSTLINHTLFPIAATVLNGATTLKPAPYTDIHGLELVDKCIDIDQSPIGRTPRSNPATYTGIFTPIRELFAGTQEARSRGYKVGRFSFNVKGGRCEACQGDGVTKVEMHFLPDIYVACEVCQGKRYNRETLDILFKGKNIHEVLEMTVEEANSFFENVPAISKKLQTLMDVGLSYIRLGQAATTLSGGEAQRVKLARELSKRDTGKTLYILDEPTTGLHFEDIQLLLTVLHRLRDHGNTVVVIEHNLDVIKTADWIIDLGPEGGSGGGQIIAEGTPEQVATLDHSYTGQFLAPMLKTRKTTKKSA, encoded by the coding sequence ATGGATCGGATTATTGTTCGCGGCGCCCGCACCCACAATTTAAAGAACATCGACCTAGAGATTCCCCGCGACAAGCTGGTGGTCATCACCGGTCTATCGGGGTCGGGTAAATCCTCCCTGGCGTTTGACACGCTTTATGCCGAGGGGCAGCGCCGCTACGTAGAGTCTCTCTCTACCTACGCTCGGCAGTTCCTGTCGATGATGGAAAAGCCCGACGTCGACCATATCGACGGCCTGTCACCGGCCATTTCCATTGAGCAGAAATCCACCTCCCACAATCCCCGCTCCACCGTGGGCACCATCACCGAAATTCACGATTACCTGCGCCTGTTGTTTGCCCGGGTTGGCGAGCCCCGCTGCCCTGATCACGATGAGCCACTGGCCGCCCAGACTGTTAGCCAAATGGTGGACACAGTTCTGGCGCTACCGGAGGGCAGCAAGATGATGATGCTGGCCCCGGTAGTACAAAACCGCAAAGGCGAGCACCTCCACGTGTTTGAAAAGTTGCGCAGCCAGGGTTTTGTGCGCGCCAGAATCGACGGTATTGTGACCGACTTGGATGACACGCCAAGCCTGGATAAAAAGCGCAAACACACTATTGAGGTGGTCATCGACCGCTTTAAAGTGCGCAGCGACCTTGCCCTGCGATTGGCAGAATCCTTCGAGACCGCGCTGGAACTGACCGACGGCATTGCCTCCGTGGCACCCATGGACGCCGATGGCGGTGCCGAGCTGCTGTTCTCTGCCAAATTTGCCTGCCCCCATTGCGGCTACAGCCTCAGCGAATTGGAGCCGCGACTGTTTTCCTTTAACAGCCCATTGGGGGCATGCAGCAGTTGCGACGGCCTGGGTGTAAAACAGTACTTTGACGAATCCCGCCTGGTGCAACACCCGGAAGCCAGTCTTGCCACCGGCGCCATCCGTGGTTGGGACCGCCGCAGCGTGTATTACTTCCATATGCTCAACTCCCTAGCGGAGCACTACGGCTTCGATATCGACGCGCCTTTTGAGTCCCTAAGCGCCCAGCACCGTAAAAAGATCCTCTACGGCAGCGGCAATGAAGAAATCAGTTTTACCTACGTCAACGATCGGGGCGACAACTTCCAGCGCCGGCATCGCTTCGAGGGGGTTATTCCCAATATGGAGCGACGCTACCGGGACACAGAGTCACAGACCGTAAGGGAAGAGCTCAGCAAATACCTCTCTACTGACAATTGTCCGGACTGTCACGGCACCCGCTTGCGCCGGGAAGCCCGCCACGTATTCTTGCTGGACAACACCCTACCGGATATTTCCAGCATGCCGGTGGGCGCCGCCAGGGACTATTTCGCCACCCTAAAACTCAGCGGCCGCCGGGCACAGATTGCCGAAAAGATCCTGAAAGAAATCAATGACCGTTTGCGCTTCCTGGTGGATGTCGGTCTCAACTACCTGACCCTGGACCGCAGCGCCGATACGCTGTCCGGGGGTGAGGCTCAGCGCATCCGCCTGGCCAGTCAAATTGGTGCCGGCCTGGTGGGAGTCATGTATATCCTCGACGAGCCCTCCATCGGCTTACACCAGCGCGACAACGAACGGTTGCTCAATACACTTCGCCACCTGCGGGATATCGGCAACACCGTGATCGTCGTGGAGCACGATGAAGACGCCATCCGCACTGCCGATCACATCATTGATATCGGCCCCGGCGCCGGGGTGCACGGCGGCGAGGTGGTGGCCCAGGGCAGTCTCACAGCGATTCGCCGCAGCGCCGAGTCACTCACCGGGCAATACCTTTCCGGCAAGCGCAAGATTGCGGTGCCAGAGCAACGCTACGAGCCCAACCCCGATCGCTATATTCACCTGGAGGGCGCCATTGGCAATAACCTACAGGATGTGACCCTCAACCTTCCGCTGGGCTTGATGACCTGCATTACTGGCGTGTCGGGATCTGGTAAGTCGACACTGATCAACCACACTCTGTTCCCCATCGCGGCTACGGTACTCAACGGCGCAACCACGCTAAAGCCCGCGCCTTACACTGACATTCACGGTTTGGAGCTGGTAGACAAGTGCATCGATATTGACCAGAGTCCGATCGGCCGGACTCCTCGTTCTAACCCTGCAACCTATACCGGTATATTCACCCCTATTAGGGAGTTGTTCGCGGGCACCCAAGAGGCCCGCTCCCGCGGTTATAAAGTGGGGCGTTTCAGCTTTAACGTTAAAGGCGGCCGCTGCGAGGCCTGCCAGGGTGACGGGGTCACCAAAGTGGAGATGCATTTTCTTCCCGACATCTACGTCGCCTGTGAAGTCTGCCAGGGCAAACGCTATAACCGCGAAACCCTGGATATACTCTTTAAGGGCAAAAACATCCACGAAGTGTTGGAAATGACCGTCGAAGAAGCCAACAGCTTTTTTGAGAACGTCCCCGCCATCAGCAAGAAACTCCAGACTTTAATGGACGTCGGCTTGAGTTATATTCGCCTGGGGCAGGCCGCCACCACCCTATCGGGGGGCGAAGCTCAACGGGTTAAACTGGCAAGAGAGTTGTCCAAGCGGGATACCGGCAAGACCTTGTATATCCTTGACGAACCCACCACTGGGCTGCACTTTGAAGACATTCAACTATTACTGACCGTACTGCATCGCTTGCGGGATCACGGCAACACGGTGGTAGTGATTGAGCACAACCTGGATGTGATAAAAACAGCAGACTGGATTATCGATCTAGGGCCCGAAGGCGGCAGTGGCGGCGGCCAGATCATCGCGGAAGGTACGCCAGAACAGGTCGCCACACTGGATCATTCCTACACCGGCCAGTTCCTGGCACCAATGTTAAAGACCCGCAAGACCACCAAAAAGAGCGCCTAG
- the rplQ gene encoding 50S ribosomal protein L17, with the protein MRHRQSGRQLNRNSSHRKAMFRNMTASLVEHELIKTTLPKAKELRRYAEPLITLAKTDSVANRRLAFSRLRSDEAVGKLFGELGPRYETRPGGYIRIMKCGLRTGDKAPMAYVELVDRPVVEEVEEDDED; encoded by the coding sequence ATGCGTCATCGTCAAAGTGGCCGCCAACTGAACCGCAACAGCTCTCACCGCAAAGCGATGTTTCGCAACATGACTGCGTCGCTGGTGGAGCATGAACTGATCAAAACTACCTTGCCCAAAGCCAAGGAACTGCGTCGCTATGCCGAGCCGCTGATTACACTGGCGAAAACTGACAGTGTGGCTAACCGCCGCCTGGCTTTTTCTCGTCTGCGCAGCGATGAGGCCGTGGGCAAGCTGTTCGGCGAGCTGGGTCCGCGTTATGAAACCCGTCCGGGTGGCTACATCCGCATTATGAAGTGCGGTTTGCGCACCGGTGACAAAGCGCCTATGGCCTATGTCGAGCTGGTCGATCGTCCAGTAGTAGAAGAGGTAGAGGAAGACGACGAGGATTAA